In one window of Euwallacea similis isolate ESF13 chromosome 4, ESF131.1, whole genome shotgun sequence DNA:
- the Hmt4-20 gene encoding histone-lysine N-methyltransferase Suv4-20 isoform X1, with translation MVVDVHTRPLQNTKMQPASMTPKELSDNDDAATSLVLDPILGFNSHKMNIRYRPLRTNSAELKKIVQDFIRDQDYDRAYSRILKGEWMPRLRSKNQQKKLEEHIYRYLRVFDRESGFVIEPCYRYSLEGQKGAKISATRRWFKNDKIECLVGCIAELTEKEEDELLHPGKNDFSVMYSCRKNCAQLWLGPAAYINHDCRANCKFVATGRDTACVKVLRDIEIGEEITCFYGEDFFGDKNCYCECETCERRKTGTFAKENDHKEENGYRLRETDNRLNRTKQKILQNSNKTVRSCNERLEHNAVVTPLSMMELRQKGLTKYDAELLIAQGCKFSDISEFQRMKRTSRSNSGSTISENHKICTETKSVINGKALIQTSTVSSRTARLERRQAQKANQSQLQEFLQADLSRSNLLDDLQSNASSCPSTFSDNDPVCDATQQNKLFNDCHESGKLGDVMEEPSGITLRNHKCLAPDRCAIPKLECHNNNNSFSEPCNLEQRRRRSHRRKHLKHNPVEIAEIGEDAPAESDVYEFHDDAVSDIVPLRKREDEGDKEDDAYVEEKDEDCLIAAIGESDCWSGEQINEEPPDCVQPAVSTPEKPGGRLKLTLRMKRSPVLDEVIESGNSLGDEYLGREYEVLRVEGVDEEAPCTPNSHRKKRHKSKDRKRDRRLKHAQEREELPLLPMKRLRLIFGNESHTIDIPSTSAHCET, from the exons ATGGTGGTGGATGTGCACACGAGGCCCTTGCAAAACACTAAAATGCAGCCCGCTTCTATGACCCCCAAAGAGCTATCAGACAATGATGATGCGGCCACATCTCTAGTGCTAGATCCTATTTTGGGATTCAATTCCCACAAGATGAACATACGCTACCGGCCACTGAGGACAAACTCAGCTGAACTGAAGAAGATTGTTCAAGATTTCATCCGGGATCAGGATTATGACAGAGCATATAGTCGTATTTTGAAGGGGGAGTGGATGCCACGACTCAGGTCCAAGAACCAGCAAAAGAAATTAGAGGAACAT atCTATCGATACCTCCGAGTATTTGACCGAGAGTCGGGCTTTGTCATCGAACCTTGCTATCGTTATTCTCTCGAAGGGCAGAAAGGTGCAAAGATATCAGCCACCAGACGTTGGTTCAAAAACGATAAAATCGAGTGCCTTGTGGGCTGCATAGCGGAGCTCACCGAAAAAGAAGAAGACGAGCTTTTGCACCCTGGCAAAAATGACTTTTCCGTCATGTATAGCTGTCGGAAAAACTGTGCGCAGCTGTGGTTGGGGCCTGCGGCCTACATTAACCACGACTGTCGCGCAAACTGCAAATTTGTGGCGACAGGTCGCGACACTGCTTGCGTCAAAGTGCTCCGAGATATTGAAATTGGGGAGGAGATTACTTGTTTTTACGGGGAGGATTTCTTCGGGGACAAAAATTGCTATTGCGAGTGCGAAACTTGCGAACGACGCAAAACCGGAACGTTCGCGAAGGAGAACGATCACAAGGAGGAAAACGGCTACAGGCTAAGGGAAACTGACAATAGATTGAACAGAACTAAGCAGAAGATACTACAGAATAGCAATAAAACTGTACGATCTTGTAATGAGCGACTAGAGCATAATGCCGTTGTGACTCCTTTGAGTATGATGGAATTGAGGCAAAAGGGACTTACGAAATACGATGCTGAATTGTTGATAGCACAAG GTTGTAAGTTTTCCGACATAAGTGAATTTCAACGTATGAAGAGAACTAGTCGCAGTAATTCAGGGTCAACCATTAGtgaaaaccataaaatttgTACTGAGACAAAGTCTGTGATAAATGGTAAGGCGTTAATACAGACGAGTACCGTTAGTTCTCGAACTGCGCGTTTGGAAAGGAGGCAGGCACAAAAGGCGAATCAA TCACAATTACAGGAGTTCCTGCAAGCGGACCTCTCCAGGTCGAATTTGCTCGACGATCTGCAGAGTAACGCCAGCAGCTGCCCCAGCACGTTTAGTGATAACGATCCTGTCTGTGATGCCACCCAACAAAATAAGTTGTTCAACGATTGCCATGAGAGTGGGAAACTCG GTGACGTTATGGAGGAACCGTCGGGAATTACCCTTAGAAATCACAAATGTCTGGCTCCCGATCGTTGTGCCATTCCAAAACTCGAGTGTCACAACAACAATAACTCTTTTAGCGAGCCGTGCAACTTGGAAcagaggaggaggaggagccACAGGCGGAAACACTTGAAACACAATCCGGTTGAAATTGCAGAGATCGGAGAAGATGCTCCAGCCGAGAGTGACGTTTATGAGTTCCACGATGACGCTGTTAGTGACATTGTTCCGTTGAGAAAAAGGGAGGACGAGGGGGATAAAGAGGATGACGCGTACGTTGAGGAGAAAGACGAGGACTGCTTGATTGCCGCCATTGGGGAAAGTGATTGTTGGAGTGGTGAGCAG ataaATGAGGAACCGCCAGACTGTGTTCAACCCGCAGTGTCTACGCCGGAAAAGCCTGGAGGCCGGTTGAAGTTAACGTTGCGCATGAAACGGAGCCCTGTGCTAGATGAAGTCATCGAATCGGGAAACAGTTTGGGTGACGAATATTTGGGTAGGGAATATGAGGTGTTGAGAGTCGAAGGAGTGGATGAGGAGGCGCCCTGCACCCCCAATTCGCATAGGAAGAAACGGCACAAGTCCAAAGACCGAAAGCGGGACCGGCGATTAAAg CATGCTCAGGAACGGGAGGAACTGCCACTATTGCCAATGAAGAGGCTGCGTCTGATTTTCGGCAACGAAAGTCATACGATTGATATACCGTCCACAAGTGCGCATTGTGAGACGTGA
- the Hmt4-20 gene encoding histone-lysine N-methyltransferase Suv4-20 isoform X2, producing the protein MVVDVHTRPLQNTKMQPASMTPKELSDNDDAATSLVLDPILGFNSHKMNIRYRPLRTNSAELKKIVQDFIRDQDYDRAYSRILKGEWMPRLRSKNQQKKLEEHIYRYLRVFDRESGFVIEPCYRYSLEGQKGAKISATRRWFKNDKIECLVGCIAELTEKEEDELLHPGKNDFSVMYSCRKNCAQLWLGPAAYINHDCRANCKFVATGRDTACVKVLRDIEIGEEITCFYGEDFFGDKNCYCECETCERRKTGTFAKENDHKEENGYRLRETDNRLNRTKQKILQNSNKTVRSCNERLEHNAVVTPLSMMELRQKGLTKYDAELLIAQGCKFSDISEFQRMKRTSRSNSGSTISENHKICTETKSVINGKALIQTSTVSSRTARLERRQAQKANQEFLQADLSRSNLLDDLQSNASSCPSTFSDNDPVCDATQQNKLFNDCHESGKLGDVMEEPSGITLRNHKCLAPDRCAIPKLECHNNNNSFSEPCNLEQRRRRSHRRKHLKHNPVEIAEIGEDAPAESDVYEFHDDAVSDIVPLRKREDEGDKEDDAYVEEKDEDCLIAAIGESDCWSGEQINEEPPDCVQPAVSTPEKPGGRLKLTLRMKRSPVLDEVIESGNSLGDEYLGREYEVLRVEGVDEEAPCTPNSHRKKRHKSKDRKRDRRLKHAQEREELPLLPMKRLRLIFGNESHTIDIPSTSAHCET; encoded by the exons ATGGTGGTGGATGTGCACACGAGGCCCTTGCAAAACACTAAAATGCAGCCCGCTTCTATGACCCCCAAAGAGCTATCAGACAATGATGATGCGGCCACATCTCTAGTGCTAGATCCTATTTTGGGATTCAATTCCCACAAGATGAACATACGCTACCGGCCACTGAGGACAAACTCAGCTGAACTGAAGAAGATTGTTCAAGATTTCATCCGGGATCAGGATTATGACAGAGCATATAGTCGTATTTTGAAGGGGGAGTGGATGCCACGACTCAGGTCCAAGAACCAGCAAAAGAAATTAGAGGAACAT atCTATCGATACCTCCGAGTATTTGACCGAGAGTCGGGCTTTGTCATCGAACCTTGCTATCGTTATTCTCTCGAAGGGCAGAAAGGTGCAAAGATATCAGCCACCAGACGTTGGTTCAAAAACGATAAAATCGAGTGCCTTGTGGGCTGCATAGCGGAGCTCACCGAAAAAGAAGAAGACGAGCTTTTGCACCCTGGCAAAAATGACTTTTCCGTCATGTATAGCTGTCGGAAAAACTGTGCGCAGCTGTGGTTGGGGCCTGCGGCCTACATTAACCACGACTGTCGCGCAAACTGCAAATTTGTGGCGACAGGTCGCGACACTGCTTGCGTCAAAGTGCTCCGAGATATTGAAATTGGGGAGGAGATTACTTGTTTTTACGGGGAGGATTTCTTCGGGGACAAAAATTGCTATTGCGAGTGCGAAACTTGCGAACGACGCAAAACCGGAACGTTCGCGAAGGAGAACGATCACAAGGAGGAAAACGGCTACAGGCTAAGGGAAACTGACAATAGATTGAACAGAACTAAGCAGAAGATACTACAGAATAGCAATAAAACTGTACGATCTTGTAATGAGCGACTAGAGCATAATGCCGTTGTGACTCCTTTGAGTATGATGGAATTGAGGCAAAAGGGACTTACGAAATACGATGCTGAATTGTTGATAGCACAAG GTTGTAAGTTTTCCGACATAAGTGAATTTCAACGTATGAAGAGAACTAGTCGCAGTAATTCAGGGTCAACCATTAGtgaaaaccataaaatttgTACTGAGACAAAGTCTGTGATAAATGGTAAGGCGTTAATACAGACGAGTACCGTTAGTTCTCGAACTGCGCGTTTGGAAAGGAGGCAGGCACAAAAGGCGAATCAA GAGTTCCTGCAAGCGGACCTCTCCAGGTCGAATTTGCTCGACGATCTGCAGAGTAACGCCAGCAGCTGCCCCAGCACGTTTAGTGATAACGATCCTGTCTGTGATGCCACCCAACAAAATAAGTTGTTCAACGATTGCCATGAGAGTGGGAAACTCG GTGACGTTATGGAGGAACCGTCGGGAATTACCCTTAGAAATCACAAATGTCTGGCTCCCGATCGTTGTGCCATTCCAAAACTCGAGTGTCACAACAACAATAACTCTTTTAGCGAGCCGTGCAACTTGGAAcagaggaggaggaggagccACAGGCGGAAACACTTGAAACACAATCCGGTTGAAATTGCAGAGATCGGAGAAGATGCTCCAGCCGAGAGTGACGTTTATGAGTTCCACGATGACGCTGTTAGTGACATTGTTCCGTTGAGAAAAAGGGAGGACGAGGGGGATAAAGAGGATGACGCGTACGTTGAGGAGAAAGACGAGGACTGCTTGATTGCCGCCATTGGGGAAAGTGATTGTTGGAGTGGTGAGCAG ataaATGAGGAACCGCCAGACTGTGTTCAACCCGCAGTGTCTACGCCGGAAAAGCCTGGAGGCCGGTTGAAGTTAACGTTGCGCATGAAACGGAGCCCTGTGCTAGATGAAGTCATCGAATCGGGAAACAGTTTGGGTGACGAATATTTGGGTAGGGAATATGAGGTGTTGAGAGTCGAAGGAGTGGATGAGGAGGCGCCCTGCACCCCCAATTCGCATAGGAAGAAACGGCACAAGTCCAAAGACCGAAAGCGGGACCGGCGATTAAAg CATGCTCAGGAACGGGAGGAACTGCCACTATTGCCAATGAAGAGGCTGCGTCTGATTTTCGGCAACGAAAGTCATACGATTGATATACCGTCCACAAGTGCGCATTGTGAGACGTGA
- the LOC136408472 gene encoding lysosomal aspartic protease-like: MAHFTHALIVLFSLVAAISCANLARVPLTKGVTPRRNLKSIGAHLQSLKQRYTEGIPEPLTNYLDAQYYGEITIGTPPQTFNVIFDTGSSNLWVPSSKCNLFSVACWIHSKYNADESSTYVENGTTFDIEYGSGSLNGFLSTDSVGIGSVTIEEQTFAEATNEPGLAFIAGKFDGILGLAYPSISVDGVVPPFYNMIDQNLVDEPVFSFFLNRDEDGNVGGEIIFGGSDPDYYEGNFTYVDVDREAYWQFKVDGITAGTDKFCEGGCEVIADTGTSLITGPTKEIEALAKSLGTSFNIDGEYLISCNKVSSLPTITFTFGGKDFPLEGKDYVLEVDSGVGVKECILGFMGLDVAAPAGPLWILGDVFIGKYYTEFDVGNNRVGFANSKN; the protein is encoded by the exons ATGGCGCATTTCACACATGCCCTTatcgttttattttccttGGTTGCAGCAATAAGTTGCGCAAACCTTGCCAG GGTGCCCTTGACTAAAGGTGTCACTCCAAGGAGGAATCTCAAGAGCATCGGAGCCCATTTGCAGAGCCTCAAGCAGAGGTACACGGAAGGCATTCCGGAACCTTTGACTAATTATCTAGAT GCGCAATATTACGGAGAAATCACCATTGGAACCCCTCCTCAAACTTTCAACGTGATCTTTGACACTGGTTCCTCCAACCTTTGGGTGCCCTCTTCCAAGTGCAATTTGTTCAGCGTTGCTTGCT GGATACACAGTAAATACAACGCGGACGAATCCTCCACTTATGTCGAGAATGGAACCACTTTCGATATTGAATATGGATCTGGCAGTCTCAACGGATTCTTGTCCACTGACTCAGTTGGA ATTGGGTCTGTGACCATCGAAGAACAAACTTTCGCCGAGGCCACAAATGAGCCAGGGTTGGCCTTTATCGCCGGCAAGTTTGATGGTATTCTGGGTCTGGCCTACCCCAGCATTTCTGTCGACGGAGTAGTACCCCCGTTCTACAATATGATCGATCAAAATCTTGTTGATGAGCCCGTTTTCAGCTTCTTCCTGAACAG GGATGAGGACGGAAATGTTGGAGGAGAAATCATATTTGGTGGTTCAGATCCTGACTACTACGAAGGAAACTTCACTTATGTAGACGTGGACCGTGAGGCTTACTGGCAATTCAAAGTAGACGGTATTACTGCGGGTACTGACAAATTCTGCGAAGGAGGGTGCGAGGTTATCGCTGATACTG GAACCAGTCTAATCACTGGCCCTACAAAAGAAATCGAAGCTCTAGCCAAATCTCTTGGAACTTCCTTTAACATTGATGGAGAGTACCTGATTAGTTGCAACAAGGTTTCCTCTTTGCCTACTATTACTTTCACTTTTGGAGGTAAAGATTTCCCCTTGGAAGGCAAAGACTATGTTTTGGAG gttGATAGTGGAGTAGGTGTCAAAGAATGCATTTTAGGCTTCATGGGGTTGGACGTAGCTGCTCCAGCCGGCCCCCTATGGATCTTGGGCGACGTTTTCATCGGAAAATATTATACCGAATTCGATGTCGGAAATAACAGAGTCGGTTTTGCCAACTCCAAAAACTAA
- the LOC136408485 gene encoding uncharacterized protein C7orf50 homolog yields MMGRKMKKSKISFEAETVTKDHAKRIISEIAPKAITKLWDDEDLEAPLPIRPKKKRQRSIPDEQIPPAKKSHNLESEKPIEEEVQTSTKNTEKKESNRSKKKKKHAQLQEEQRLKGDLEMQQKALNYLSKWKHNRSEWKFEKLRQIWLQQYLLDVNKIPGEFWDSAVQYFSGSKGHSRQVVLDNAVKVIEEDERVSEENRTEDYSMKLKRARDIIQNLQ; encoded by the coding sequence ATGATGGgacgaaaaatgaaaaagtccAAAATTAGCTTTGAAGCTGAAACAGTTACAAAAGACCATGCAAAACGAATTATTTCTGAAATAGCACCTAAAGCTATTACGAAACTGTGGGATGATGAGGATTTGGAGGCGCCACTGCCAATTAGACCAAAGAAAAAACGTCAAAGGAGCATTCCCGATGAACAAATTCCACCGGCAAAAAAATCCCACAATTTAGAAAGTGAGAAACCTATAGAGGAAGAGGTTCAAACAAGTACaaaaaacacagaaaagaAAGAATCAAACAGGtctaaaaagaagaaaaaacacGCTCAACTTCAGGAAGAGCAAAGGCTGAAGGGCGATTTAGAGATGCAGCAGAAGGCACTCAACTACCTTTCCAAGTGGAAACACAATAGGTCAGAgtggaaatttgaaaagttgcGACAAATATGGTTGCAACAATATTTGCTGGATGTGAATAAGATCCCAGGGGAATTTTGGGATAGTGCTGTTCAGTATTTTAGTGGTTCCAAAGGACATTCTCGGCAAGTAGTGTTAGATAATGCAGTGAAGGTTATCGAAGAGGATGAAAGGGTGTCTGAGGAAAATCGAACTGAAGATTATAGTATGAAGCTGAAACGGGCCAGAGACATTATACagaatttacaataa